Below is a genomic region from Spirosoma radiotolerans.
GCCGGTGGCACACTGGCAACGGAGTAGGTCAGGATACGTTTCCAGCCTTTAATACCATGATAATCAGTAAATACCTTTGCCAGAAAGTAGGTAGACGTGGAGCTAAACGAAACGTGACCGCTATAAAATGAGTTGGTTTTTGCCTCGCCAATTTTCGATTCCAGCGGAAGTCCCGGATTGTAGGTCAATGGCCTTGCCCGCCGGATTGAGTAAGCCGATGCGAAGTAAATAATGTTATCGACGGCGTGCGTTACTGCGTATAAAGTCAGCAGGTCGAGCCAGTCTTTTCGTATGCGTTTGTCGGCCATCAGCAATACCGGGCTTAAAATAGCGACATTCAGAAAGAGGTCCGACCGGGCCTGTGCTCGCTCAAATCCGGCTGGATTGTAGAGTGCGACTGGCCTGTCGAAGGCGTTGATTTTGTTAATGTCGAGTGCCTTGACGTCTTCTGCCGTAAACGAGGCCAGATGGTCCAGTTTCTTAAACCCAACCGAGGATACGCCGATGAAGAGTATTGAACCGGTTAGTTCATATTTTTTGGTTACCTGGTAAATCTTCTGGTTCGTAGAATCCGATTGACCATACACACTATGGATAACAACCAGCCAGAGGCAGAGGGCGGTACGAATAGTCATAGTTAAACTAAAAATTGATTATTCATTAATTCTCAACAGGTGCGTATAGATGGCTTCCTGCGACCGTATCGGCGCACCCTCTGTTAAGACGGGAACCATCCTTAACTGGTCATCGATAAAATACGCCTGTGTGTTGTCGGCCAGTTGGAAGTCGATCAATTGCCGGATCTGGGCCTGCAAACGAGCCTCATAAACGGGGAAACAAACTTCAATGCGCCGATAGAGATTCCGGTTCATCCAATCCGCCGAGCCAAGGTATGTTTCGGGCTGATTATTATTGTTGAAGATGTAGACTCGCCCATGTTCGAGGTAGCGATCAACGATCCGCCGAACGGTAATGTGCTCACTCTGACCAGGCACACCCGGCACTAACGTACAGATGGCCCGAACGATCAACTCTACCCGCACCCCGGCCTGGCTGGCTTCGTAGAGTTTGTCGACCATCGTTTTTTCCTGTAAATTATTGAGTTTAATCGTGATATGGGCTTCCCGGCCAGCCCGTTGGTGCGCAATTTCCCGATCAATCAGGGCAAAAAAATGATCCATCAAGTTGAACGGGGCCACGAGCAAGTGTCGGAAAGAAAGAGACGGGTATTTGTCGGGCTGCTCACGGGTTTGCAGGTAAGTAAAGAGCAAATCCAGTTCCTGCGTCAAGCCCGGATGGCTCGTCAACAATACATGATCGGTATAAAACCGAGCCGTCCCTTCATTAAAATTACCCGTTGCCAACAGGCCATACTGCTGGCTGCGTAAACCCTGCTGCCGTTTTACCAGCGCCGTTTTAGCATGTACTTTTAATGACGGAATACTGTATACGAGCCGAACACCAGCCGCTTTCAGTTGCTTTCCCCATTTTAGGTTGTTGGCCTCGTCAAAACGAGCTTTCAGTTCAACGAAAACCGTAACCTCCTTGCCATTCTTTGCCGCGCTGATCAGGGCATTCACAATCGCTGAATTGGCCGCTACCCGGTACAGGGTTACGTATATTTCGCGCACGTGCGGGTCGATGGCGGCTTCGTTA
It encodes:
- a CDS encoding phosphatase PAP2 family protein, which gives rise to MTIRTALCLWLVVIHSVYGQSDSTNQKIYQVTKKYELTGSILFIGVSSVGFKKLDHLASFTAEDVKALDINKINAFDRPVALYNPAGFERAQARSDLFLNVAILSPVLLMADKRIRKDWLDLLTLYAVTHAVDNIIYFASAYSIRRARPLTYNPGLPLESKIGEAKTNSFYSGHVSFSSTSTYFLAKVFTDYHGIKGWKRILTYSVASVPPALVAWNRMEAGKHFRTDVMTGFAVGAACGILIPEWHKRRKNMEKVTLDPYFTPTGQSGLTLGVKL